A window of the Deinococcus gobiensis I-0 genome harbors these coding sequences:
- the hrpB gene encoding ATP-dependent helicase HrpB, with amino-acid sequence MLRATSRSILPVSVFPGLPIAEVIPEVRRALAAHPLVVLQAPPGAGKSTALPLELLHEPWLAGQGVIMLQPRRVAARAVAARLAEGLGEEVGGTVGSRVRFESRVSARTRLEVVTEGILTRRLQRDPELAGVGLVILDEFHERSLNADLALALLREVQGALRDDLRVLVMSATLDPELPARLGAPLVESAGRAYPVEVRYLEADPVGRVEDTVARAVRAALEREEGDVLAFLPGVREIRAAQARLSDAAATVLPLYGDLPLAEQARALRPGSSGPGGRKVVLATSIAETSLTIDGVRVVVDGGLSRTQTFDPGTGLSRMVTGRVTRDSADQRAGRAGRTAPGVAYRLWPARTQPLLPAARPPEILEADLAPLTLELAGWGTPDPAGLPWLDAPPPARIDTARTLLRDLDALDAEGRITPAGSRLLDFPTHPRLAHLLTAGDDPALAADVAALLEERDPLPPGSGADLSERVAALRAWRARRPHAGDVGVLERVERLSKQWRGLLKVQPDHTPPDPYDVGALLTLAYPERAALARAGGTGLARGRFLLAGGQGAALPEGDALAGASALAVAHLDAGQAEGRIYLAAPLDVGALEARAAWQDVVRWDGRTGTLVAQQERRVGALVLATRPLSGVPAELRAAALAGAVREEGLHLLTFSPEAEQFRARVESLRAWRPGEAWPDLSDTALLATLETWLGPALGSARTRDDLARVNVLPALQALLPWPLPQTLNELAPTHLEVPTGSRIRLEYRVGEPPILAVKLQELFGLAETPTVDGGRRPVLLHLLSPAGRPVQVTQDLRSFWNSSYFEVRKDLRGRYPKHPWPDDPWSHAPMKGTKKRGV; translated from the coding sequence ATGCTGCGCGCCACTTCCCGTAGCATCCTGCCCGTGAGCGTTTTTCCTGGCCTCCCCATCGCCGAGGTCATCCCCGAGGTTCGCCGCGCGCTGGCCGCGCACCCGCTGGTCGTGTTGCAGGCCCCGCCCGGCGCGGGCAAGAGCACGGCCCTGCCGCTGGAGCTGCTGCACGAGCCGTGGCTCGCGGGTCAGGGCGTCATCATGCTCCAGCCCCGGCGGGTGGCGGCGCGGGCGGTCGCGGCCCGGCTGGCCGAGGGGCTGGGCGAGGAGGTCGGCGGTACGGTCGGCTCGCGGGTGCGCTTCGAGTCGCGCGTGTCGGCCCGCACGCGGCTGGAGGTCGTGACCGAGGGCATCCTGACCCGGCGCCTGCAACGCGACCCGGAACTCGCGGGTGTGGGGCTGGTCATCCTCGACGAGTTCCACGAGCGCTCGCTGAACGCCGACCTCGCCCTGGCGCTGCTGCGCGAGGTGCAGGGCGCCCTGCGCGACGACCTGCGCGTGCTGGTCATGTCGGCCACCCTCGACCCCGAGCTGCCCGCCCGTCTGGGCGCGCCCCTGGTCGAGAGTGCCGGCCGCGCCTACCCGGTCGAGGTGCGCTATCTGGAGGCCGACCCGGTGGGCCGCGTCGAGGACACGGTCGCGCGGGCGGTGCGCGCGGCGCTGGAGCGCGAGGAGGGCGACGTGCTGGCCTTCCTGCCCGGCGTGCGCGAGATTCGCGCGGCGCAGGCCCGCCTGTCGGACGCGGCGGCGACCGTGCTGCCCCTCTACGGCGACTTGCCACTGGCCGAACAGGCGCGGGCGCTGCGCCCCGGCTCCAGTGGTCCGGGTGGCCGCAAGGTGGTGCTGGCGACCAGCATCGCCGAGACCTCGCTGACCATCGACGGCGTGCGGGTCGTGGTGGACGGCGGCCTGAGCCGCACCCAGACCTTCGACCCCGGCACCGGCCTGTCGCGGATGGTCACGGGGCGCGTCACCCGCGACAGCGCCGACCAGCGCGCCGGCCGCGCGGGCCGCACCGCCCCCGGCGTGGCGTACCGGCTGTGGCCCGCGCGCACGCAGCCGCTGCTGCCTGCCGCCCGCCCCCCCGAGATCCTGGAGGCCGACCTCGCGCCCCTGACCCTGGAACTCGCCGGCTGGGGCACGCCCGACCCCGCCGGGCTGCCCTGGCTGGACGCGCCGCCGCCTGCCCGCATCGACACGGCCCGCACGCTGTTGCGCGACCTGGACGCGCTCGATGCCGAAGGCCGCATCACCCCGGCGGGGAGTCGCCTGCTCGACTTCCCGACGCATCCCCGGCTGGCGCACCTGCTCACGGCGGGAGACGACCCCGCCCTGGCCGCCGACGTAGCCGCCCTGCTCGAAGAACGCGACCCCCTGCCCCCCGGCAGCGGCGCCGACCTGAGCGAGCGGGTCGCGGCGCTGCGGGCGTGGCGGGCGCGCCGACCCCACGCGGGCGACGTGGGCGTGCTGGAGCGGGTCGAGCGCCTCTCGAAGCAGTGGCGCGGGCTGCTGAAGGTTCAGCCCGACCACACGCCCCCCGACCCCTACGATGTCGGGGCGCTGCTGACCCTGGCCTACCCCGAGCGGGCCGCCCTGGCGCGGGCCGGGGGCACGGGGCTGGCGCGCGGGCGCTTCCTGCTCGCGGGCGGGCAGGGCGCGGCGCTGCCCGAGGGGGACGCGCTCGCCGGAGCGTCGGCCCTGGCGGTCGCGCACCTCGACGCCGGGCAGGCCGAGGGCCGCATCTACCTGGCGGCGCCACTGGATGTGGGTGCGCTGGAGGCCCGCGCGGCGTGGCAGGACGTGGTGCGCTGGGACGGCCGCACCGGCACCCTGGTCGCCCAGCAGGAGCGTCGGGTGGGCGCGCTGGTGCTCGCCACGCGGCCCCTCTCGGGCGTGCCCGCCGAGCTGCGCGCCGCCGCCCTGGCCGGGGCCGTGCGCGAGGAGGGCCTGCACCTCCTGACCTTTTCCCCGGAGGCCGAACAGTTCCGGGCGCGTGTGGAGTCGCTGCGGGCGTGGCGGCCCGGTGAGGCCTGGCCCGACCTCTCGGATACGGCGCTGCTGGCGACGCTGGAAACGTGGCTCGGCCCGGCGCTGGGCAGCGCGCGCACCCGCGACGACCTCGCCCGCGTGAACGTGCTGCCCGCCCTCCAGGCCCTGCTGCCCTGGCCGCTGCCCCAGACCCTGAACGAGCTGGCCCCCACCCACCTGGAGGTGCCGACCGGCAGCCGTATCCGCCTGGAGTACCGCGTGGGCGAGCCGCCCATCCTGGCCGTGAAGTTGCAGGAACTGTTCGGCCTCGCCGAGACGCCGACGGTGGATGGTGGGCGCCGGCCCGTGCTGCTGCACCTGCTGTCGCCGGCCGGCCGCCCGGTGCAGGTGACGCAGGACCTGCGTTCCTTCTGGAATTCGAGTTATTTCGAGGTGCGCAAGGACCTGCGTGGCCGTTACCCCAAGCACCCCTGGCCCGACGATCCCTGGAGCCACGCGCCGATGAAGGGCACGAAGAAGCGCGGGGTGTAG
- a CDS encoding YkvA family protein, giving the protein MIARLRALARRLKAELLALSVAARDPRTPWYARALALLVLAYALSPIDLIPDFIPVLGYLDDLLLVPAGLWLALRLLPPEVLADARRAAEAHPRRLARSGWGLALMLLIYAAALLLGWWWWAAGHAPPTHAARHFP; this is encoded by the coding sequence GTGATCGCCCGGCTGCGCGCCCTGGCCCGGCGTCTCAAGGCCGAGCTGCTGGCCCTGAGCGTGGCCGCCCGCGACCCGCGCACGCCCTGGTACGCCCGCGCGCTGGCGCTGCTGGTGCTCGCCTATGCCCTGAGCCCCATCGACCTGATTCCCGATTTCATTCCGGTGCTGGGCTACCTCGACGACCTGCTGCTCGTGCCGGCGGGGCTGTGGCTGGCGCTGCGGTTGCTGCCGCCCGAGGTGCTGGCCGACGCCCGCCGGGCGGCGGAGGCCCACCCCCGCCGCCTGGCCCGCAGCGGCTGGGGCCTGGCCCTGATGCTCCTGATCTACGCGGCGGCCCTGCTGCTCGGCTGGTGGTGGTGGGCTGCCGGGCATGCGCCGCCCACACATGCTGCGCGCCACTTCCCGTAG
- a CDS encoding HAD family hydrolase: MPRAVLFDLDGTLHDRAATLRAWLAGHVRRFGLPEEYAGRFIVLDDFGYRPKAEVFSELVAEFGLGHGAQELLDDYRATLLNVPCLMPHAAEVLTALRSRGVRTAVVTNGLTGWVEAQRRCIERLGLAPLLNSVLDGVEVGLSKPDPALYRLALKRLGVGAADAWFVGDSPRNDVWGPQQVGLRAAYLPTGHPLGGEKPDATLRDLRGVLELL, translated from the coding sequence ATGCCCCGCGCCGTCCTGTTCGACCTCGACGGCACGCTGCACGACCGCGCCGCCACCCTGCGCGCCTGGCTCGCCGGGCATGTCCGGCGCTTCGGGCTGCCGGAGGAGTACGCCGGGCGTTTCATCGTGCTGGACGACTTCGGTTATCGCCCCAAGGCCGAGGTGTTTTCCGAACTGGTCGCCGAATTTGGTCTGGGCCACGGTGCGCAGGAGTTGCTGGACGATTACCGGGCCACGCTGCTGAATGTTCCCTGCCTCATGCCCCATGCGGCGGAGGTGCTTACCGCGCTGCGCTCACGCGGCGTCCGCACAGCGGTCGTCACCAACGGTCTGACCGGCTGGGTGGAGGCGCAGAGGCGCTGCATAGAGCGGCTGGGCCTCGCACCACTCCTTAACAGCGTGCTGGACGGTGTGGAGGTCGGCCTGAGCAAGCCCGACCCTGCCCTCTACCGCCTCGCCCTGAAGCGGCTGGGGGTGGGCGCCGCCGACGCCTGGTTCGTGGGCGACTCGCCCCGCAACGACGTGTGGGGACCGCAGCAGGTCGGGCTGCGGGCGGCGTACCTGCCCACCGGCCACCCGCTGGGCGGCGAGAAACCCGACGCGACGTTGCGCGACCTACGCGGCGTATTGGAGTTGCTGTGA
- a CDS encoding DMT family transporter gives MNASLLLGIAILSEVIATSALRASDGFTRPLPSAVVVVGYGLAFYLMAQVLRTLPLGLTYAVWSGVGTALTAAVGWLHFRDTFHPAALGGIALIVVGVAVLNAAGSARH, from the coding sequence ATGAACGCCTCCTTGCTGCTGGGCATCGCCATCCTCTCGGAAGTCATCGCCACCAGTGCCCTGCGGGCCTCGGACGGTTTTACGCGGCCGCTGCCGAGCGCGGTGGTCGTGGTGGGCTACGGGCTGGCCTTCTATCTCATGGCGCAGGTGCTGCGGACCCTGCCGCTGGGCCTGACCTATGCCGTCTGGTCGGGGGTGGGCACAGCCCTGACGGCGGCAGTCGGGTGGCTGCACTTCCGCGACACCTTTCACCCGGCGGCGCTGGGCGGCATCGCATTGATCGTCGTGGGGGTGGCGGTCCTGAACGCGGCGGGCAGCGCCCGGCACTGA